The following are encoded in a window of Anaerolineales bacterium genomic DNA:
- a CDS encoding AtpZ/AtpI family protein produces the protein MAQNGNSPGTAQNHLGFSQALIGVFGKVGCLTLFLVVIPIVIGLLIDLHFNTQPIITIVLVLASFPLTMFLIYRVVLHSTAGLGKQTESQDSEHEEVARGGNP, from the coding sequence ATGGCCCAAAACGGTAATTCGCCCGGTACAGCGCAAAACCATTTGGGATTCTCTCAGGCACTTATCGGTGTATTCGGAAAAGTTGGATGTCTAACCCTCTTCCTGGTCGTCATCCCAATCGTCATCGGCTTGCTCATCGATCTGCATTTCAACACTCAGCCGATCATCACAATCGTTTTAGTATTGGCAAGCTTCCCTTTAACGATGTTCCTGATCTATCGAGTGGTACTGCACAGCACCGCTGGTCTCGGTAAGCAAACTGAGTCTCAGGATTCTGAACACGAGGAGGTTGCGCGTGGAGGAAACCCGTAA